The bacterium genomic interval GCAGGCGCGGTGAGATTATGCCGCTGGCACGATTGCGGCCTGCAACAACTTCCCTTGCACGGACTCCAGAATGGCATCACGAAGGAAGGTGCTGGCATGGAGGATTTCAATGCCAATGAGCTCTCCGCTGGCATTCAGCTCAGCGGTAATGTGGGGGCTGATCTCGATGCTTCCGCTTTCCGGTTCATCTGAGATCGCCAGGTGGAGGATATCCTCGTGTTCAAAGTATGTTAGTTTGGTTTTGTTCATGGATAAATCTCCCGATCCTGATTCGAAAATTGATTTGCTGGCGTGTTATGGCATGAATGGTTATCGGTACGATGACCTCTTCATTCGCCTCATAGGGCACGATGACCAGCTTGTCATCATGACGCCCAACCGCGGCCCGTCGCCCCGCTGCTGAATCGAAATAGCGTTCCGGCGAAAACTTCAGGATGCTTTCGATGATGCCCAGATCAAATCCCCGCAGTGTTGCTTTGTACCTGAGATAATCTGTCCATTCTATCTTCATCGGTCAAAATCCTTGCCGCAGGCAGCCTGAAGGAGTCGGTGCGGCAGTTCTTGCCATTTTCTGTTGAATCTCTGCGCGCCGCCAGCGCGGCGATTTCTGCCACTCGAACCGCCAGCAAAAGTCAACGAAGCTCATTCCTCGTCGCGATGCACGCTTTCCGGAGAGAATGCCGGCAGGCACACGGCAAGGTATTCCGCGCCTGCGGGTTCCGGTGTGCTGTATTGCACCCATTCACCGCGGTGAACGATCACGGCTTCTCCGGCCTTGACCTCGAGGACGCCGGCTTTGGTGGCAACGCGCAAGAGCCCGGACAGCACGACGGTATATTCATCGAACTCGGGAGTCTGGCCCGGCTCGATCCAGCCGGCGGGGCTGCGCATGCGCGCAATGCTGACAGCCGCGGTGTTCGAATTGACCCGGCCGATGAATTCTTCAATGCGTTTGGGCTTGTTGCCGGCGGCTTGAATGAGCGTGGGACTTTTGATGTGTGTCGGCATCAGGTTTCCCCTCTGAATGATTCGTTGTGCGTCACAAGCATGCTTCGGAAGGACGCCTTGTGCGCCACAAGATTCCTCTTGAATGTCACCTTGACGCATTCATACCGATCAAGGGAACGCAACACTAATTCCTCTCAAAGAAGCCCATGCGGCCATATTTGGCGATGCGCTGCTCGATCAGTTCGTCCGGCGGAATCTTGACGAGTTTGTCCAGCTCGAAGATCAGGCAATCTTTGAGAATGCGCGCCGCTTCGTCATAATCGCGGTGCGCGCCGCCTTTGGGTTCTTCGATGATGGCGTCGATGAGGCCGAGTTTGATCAGGTCGCTGGCGCCGATCTTCATGGCTTCGGCGGCCTGCTCGGCCTTGGTGCTGTCGTGCCAGAGAATGGCGGCGCAGCCTTCCGGCGAGATGACGGAATACCAGGTGTTTTCCTGCATCCACACCCGGTCACCCACGCCGATGCCGAGCGCGCCGCCGCTGGCGCCTTCGCCCACGATCACGACAATGATCGGTACCGGCAGGTGTGACATTTCGAGCAGGTTGCGCGCGATCGCCTCTGCCTGGCCGCGCTCTTCCGCGCCGATGCCGGGGTAGGCGCCGGGCGTATCCACCAGCGAGATGATCGGCCGCCGGAATTTCGCGGCGAGCTTCATGATGCGCAGCGCTTTGCGATAACCCTCGGGATGGGGCATGCCGAAATTGCGGTAGAGTTTTTGTTTGGTATCGCGGCCCTTTTGCTGGCCCACAATGAAAACGTGGTGCGGCCCCAGGCGCCCGAGGCCGGCAATGATGGCGGGATCATCGCCGAAGGCGCGATCGCCGTGTAGCTCGACAAAGTCGTCGACCATGCGATCGAGATAGTCCTGGGTGTAGGGCCGTTGCGGATGGCGTGCGAGCTGCACGCGCTGCCAGCGGGTGAGCTTGGCGTAAGTTTCTTCGCGCAGCCGTTTGGCCTTTTCTTCGAGCTTGCGGATTTCGTCCGCCAGCCCGGCATTGGCGGCGGCATCGTATTCGCGCATTTCCTGAATGCGTTTCTCCAACTCTGCAATCGGGCGTTCAAATTCGAGGATAAAGCCGCTCATGGTCATGGTTCCTTTTCGGTAAGGGATTTTCCGTGTGGCCGCGCGCAGGAAGCGCAAGCACGGCGGAGCGGAAACAACTGCATTCGCGCTGGTTTTAGATGCGAAAGAAAGCTCGAAACAGAATTTCCAAGTCGAGCAGCGGGCTGTAGTGCGTAACGTAGTACAAATAATACTTATCTTTTTCTTCTTGCGAAAGGGGGATTTTTCGCTTGCTCACCTGCGCCAGGCCGGTGAGGCCGGGCAACAAACCGATGCCGCGCGCGCGTTCGGATTGGGCGGCGTCTTCCCAAAGTTCACGCCCCACCCAGGTGAGCCGGCCGCGCAAGACAGCGAACAGCCAGGGCCAGCGATCGATGCGGCTGCGGCCTGCCACGTGCCACAAGCGCAGCGGTGGTTGTTGCGGCATGGCAAACGCCACCGTCTCGCAGCGGCGCACGCGCAGCAACCGGATCAGGAAGAACGGCGCCAGCAGCACGAGTGCCAGCGCCGCCAGCAGCAGGTCAAACAGGCGCTTGCTCAGACGGGGCAGGGGGTGCACGAGCCGGTTTTCGATTTCGATCAACGGCACTTGCGCAATGTCATCGATGCCGGATTTGCCGATGATGACATCGAGATGGCTGGGCACGAGTTTGAAACTCACCTGATGCCGGCGGATGCGCGCCATGGCGCGCATGATGCGGTCGAACGGCACGCGCTGAGTGGAGAAAATCACCTGCTGAATCCGCGGCGCGGCGCCGGATTGCAGCAGCTCATCCAATTCGTGCAACGAGGCGATCACCGGCAATCCGGCGAAGGTCTGCCCGATTTGCGCCGGATCCAGGCTCACCAGTCCCACCAGCTCATAACTGCCGCCGAAGTTGAGCTTCAGTCGCTCCACCAACGGCACATCGGAATTGAAATCTCCCACGATCAGCGTGCGCGCGCCCAGCAGCGTGCGGCCGAGCGTGCCGGTGAAGGTTCCGATGCCGAGGTG includes:
- a CDS encoding acetyl-CoA carboxylase carboxyltransferase subunit alpha, which gives rise to MSGFILEFERPIAELEKRIQEMREYDAAANAGLADEIRKLEEKAKRLREETYAKLTRWQRVQLARHPQRPYTQDYLDRMVDDFVELHGDRAFGDDPAIIAGLGRLGPHHVFIVGQQKGRDTKQKLYRNFGMPHPEGYRKALRIMKLAAKFRRPIISLVDTPGAYPGIGAEERGQAEAIARNLLEMSHLPVPIIVVIVGEGASGGALGIGVGDRVWMQENTWYSVISPEGCAAILWHDSTKAEQAAEAMKIGASDLIKLGLIDAIIEEPKGGAHRDYDEAARILKDCLIFELDKLVKIPPDELIEQRIAKYGRMGFFERN
- a CDS encoding DUF2283 domain-containing protein; the protein is MNKTKLTYFEHEDILHLAISDEPESGSIEISPHITAELNASGELIGIEILHASTFLRDAILESVQGKLLQAAIVPAA
- a CDS encoding cupin, with protein sequence MPTHIKSPTLIQAAGNKPKRIEEFIGRVNSNTAAVSIARMRSPAGWIEPGQTPEFDEYTVVLSGLLRVATKAGVLEVKAGEAVIVHRGEWVQYSTPEPAGAEYLAVCLPAFSPESVHRDEE